A genome region from Christensenella minuta includes the following:
- a CDS encoding sugar ABC transporter ATP-binding protein, producing the protein MSKELICKLNGISKIFPGVRALDNVSFDIYSGEVHAVVGENGAGKSTLMNILSGVYPADEGTVEFEGKPVLFREPKEAQLAGIAMIHQELSLAPHMTAAENVYVGRMPKKGLFIDKVKMYRDTQAFLDELGIDYISPNAIVKNLSVSEQQLLEIVKAMSFRSKMLIMDEPTASLTEGEIKFLLKIVDDLRRSGVAILYISHKLEEIMEIADKITVLRDGKHIETRERKDMDEQTMINLMVGREFDQSAHREFMSGYETRKPILEVEHLSDVRGRVNDVSFKLYEGEVLGLTGLVGAGRSELLETIFGAHLRKAGTIKLGGKEVRIKDTEDAINYGIALIPEGRKIQGLFLKMSVEDNMTMVYLKRLKSTLGLLNKNKVKGIADEYVKKLNVKTPSLQQCVNNLSGGNQQKTIVARWLMNGPKILFMDEPTHGIDIGAKSEIYRIIDDLAKQGVSIILLSSEMPEVLSLCDRIMVMHHGELRGVLGHDEADQVKIMSYTLDSAANDTKEGQTA; encoded by the coding sequence ATGAGCAAAGAGCTGATTTGCAAATTAAACGGCATATCTAAGATCTTCCCAGGTGTTAGAGCTCTTGACAATGTAAGCTTTGATATTTACAGCGGAGAAGTGCACGCGGTCGTTGGTGAAAACGGCGCGGGCAAGTCCACGCTGATGAATATACTGTCCGGCGTTTATCCGGCGGACGAAGGAACTGTGGAATTTGAAGGAAAGCCGGTCCTCTTCCGGGAGCCGAAGGAAGCGCAGCTCGCGGGGATCGCGATGATTCATCAGGAATTGTCGCTCGCGCCGCATATGACGGCCGCGGAAAACGTATATGTTGGACGGATGCCCAAAAAGGGACTGTTCATCGACAAAGTAAAGATGTACCGGGATACGCAGGCGTTTCTCGACGAGCTGGGGATCGATTACATCAGCCCGAACGCGATCGTCAAAAACCTGAGCGTATCCGAACAGCAGCTTCTCGAGATCGTAAAGGCAATGTCCTTTCGTTCCAAAATGCTGATTATGGACGAACCGACGGCGTCGCTTACGGAAGGCGAGATTAAATTCCTGCTCAAGATTGTGGATGATCTGCGCCGCAGCGGCGTTGCGATTTTGTATATTTCCCATAAACTGGAAGAGATCATGGAGATTGCAGACAAGATTACGGTCCTGCGCGACGGCAAACACATCGAAACACGCGAGCGCAAAGACATGGACGAGCAGACGATGATTAACCTCATGGTTGGCCGTGAGTTCGACCAGTCCGCACACCGCGAATTTATGAGCGGGTATGAGACGCGTAAGCCGATCCTCGAGGTAGAGCATCTTTCCGACGTGCGCGGGCGTGTAAATGACGTATCCTTTAAGCTGTATGAAGGCGAAGTGCTGGGCCTCACCGGTCTTGTAGGTGCGGGACGTTCCGAGCTGCTGGAGACGATCTTCGGCGCGCACCTGAGAAAAGCGGGCACGATTAAGCTGGGCGGCAAAGAAGTGAGGATCAAGGATACGGAAGACGCGATCAACTATGGCATCGCGCTGATCCCGGAGGGCCGGAAGATACAGGGCCTGTTCCTCAAGATGTCCGTGGAAGACAATATGACGATGGTGTACTTGAAACGGCTTAAGAGCACCCTCGGACTGCTGAATAAAAATAAAGTGAAAGGGATCGCGGACGAATACGTCAAGAAGCTGAATGTAAAAACGCCATCCCTCCAGCAATGCGTCAACAACCTCTCGGGCGGCAACCAGCAGAAAACGATCGTTGCGCGCTGGCTGATGAACGGGCCGAAAATCCTGTTCATGGACGAACCTACACACGGGATCGACATCGGGGCAAAATCGGAAATCTACCGTATCATCGATGATCTTGCGAAGCAGGGCGTGTCGATCATCCTGCTTTCATCGGAAATGCCGGAAGTGCTCTCGCTGTGCGACAGGATCATGGTTATGCACCATGGAGAACTCAGGGGAGTCCTCGGACATGACGAAGCGGACCAGGTAAAGATTATGTCTTATACGCTGGATTCAGCGGCGAACGACACAAAAGAGGGTCAGACCGCTTAA
- a CDS encoding sugar ABC transporter substrate-binding protein — protein sequence MLKKTLVTLVAVILCVAMLVGCSAPATEPSTEASAGASTEASGEASTEASSDAEPAGDFTPAADLEIPAGKTPLSLPVDQAAEEPIKIATIMVQNNPFGAAVLVGQNWAKEALADRNCTVDCQSVEDFDPQKWASIIENDIAAGYDAICFFGISEALQPVTDKGVEAGILMYTFNTEPGNNSKRQAYYGQSGTYGGEECGKKLEELMGGEGKYAIITGDFTVLGHEERRLGARSILDANDKLELVAEVENNDKAEEAYTQTQNILTANPDLKGLYVTAGGPSGAAKALEDMGLQDQVMLVCHDVLEETAPYIASGTIKGCMDQDPFNQGAQPVIDAFNQLVAGEGPKEEVNWYEGVMATPDTVKELFPELF from the coding sequence ATGTTAAAGAAAACCTTAGTAACCCTCGTTGCAGTGATTCTCTGTGTAGCGATGTTGGTTGGCTGCTCTGCGCCTGCCACGGAACCGAGCACGGAAGCTTCGGCCGGGGCATCCACGGAAGCGTCGGGCGAAGCATCCACGGAAGCGTCTTCTGATGCTGAACCTGCCGGCGATTTCACGCCCGCGGCGGATCTCGAGATACCTGCCGGCAAAACGCCGCTGTCCCTGCCTGTAGACCAGGCTGCGGAAGAACCGATCAAGATCGCGACGATCATGGTTCAGAACAACCCCTTCGGCGCGGCTGTTCTCGTAGGTCAGAACTGGGCCAAGGAAGCGCTTGCCGACAGGAACTGCACGGTTGACTGCCAGTCCGTAGAGGATTTCGACCCGCAGAAATGGGCGAGCATCATCGAGAACGACATCGCCGCCGGTTACGACGCGATTTGCTTCTTCGGTATTTCCGAAGCCCTGCAGCCGGTCACGGACAAAGGCGTTGAAGCCGGGATCCTGATGTACACATTCAATACGGAACCGGGCAATAACTCGAAACGCCAGGCTTATTACGGCCAGAGCGGCACGTACGGCGGCGAAGAATGCGGCAAGAAGCTCGAAGAACTGATGGGCGGCGAAGGCAAATATGCCATCATCACCGGCGACTTCACGGTCCTCGGCCATGAAGAACGGCGCCTGGGCGCAAGAAGCATCCTCGACGCGAACGACAAGCTCGAGCTGGTAGCGGAAGTCGAAAACAACGACAAGGCAGAGGAAGCTTACACGCAGACCCAGAACATCCTGACGGCGAACCCGGACCTCAAAGGCCTGTATGTAACGGCGGGCGGCCCGTCCGGCGCTGCGAAAGCCCTCGAAGATATGGGCCTGCAGGATCAGGTAATGCTGGTATGCCACGACGTTCTTGAAGAGACCGCTCCTTATATCGCAAGCGGAACGATCAAGGGCTGCATGGACCAGGATCCGTTCAACCAGGGCGCGCAGCCGGTTATCGACGCGTTCAATCAGCTCGTTGCCGGTGAAGGACCGAAAGAAGAAGTAAACTGGTACGAAGGCGTGATGGCTACGCCCGATACCGTAAAGGAACTGTTCCCGGAACTGTTCTAA
- a CDS encoding ABC transporter permease produces the protein MRNQTGTELAARKSGTFKKLMAKPEMTALVALIALFVIMCILRPATFPTTTNIFVIIRQFSLNAILAVGMGLIIITTGIDLSVGSVIAASAAFGTYFARATDYALPGIVVLLLILGMGTAFGLANGLLVSKVGLPPFIATLGMMSVGQGVALLITNGSPIRYEPTWISVFGGGYIGPVPVTVIVMAVIVVIGFIFANNTMTGRNIYAVGNSAPAAKLSGINVDKILTLVYVIEGFLAGVCALLLVGQMNSADPSFGKGYELDVIAAAVIGGISMTGGEGNILGVVVGAALMGILKNMFTQLAVSGYWQTVILGLIIIGAVALDSVRKKRAAR, from the coding sequence ATGAGGAATCAAACCGGAACGGAACTTGCCGCGAGAAAAAGCGGTACATTCAAAAAGCTAATGGCAAAGCCGGAAATGACGGCTCTCGTCGCGCTGATCGCACTGTTTGTAATCATGTGCATCCTGCGGCCAGCCACATTTCCGACGACAACGAATATTTTTGTTATCATCAGGCAGTTCTCGCTGAACGCAATCCTCGCGGTCGGTATGGGCCTTATCATCATTACGACGGGCATCGACCTTTCGGTCGGGTCGGTCATCGCGGCGTCGGCTGCATTCGGCACATATTTTGCCCGTGCGACCGATTACGCGCTTCCCGGCATCGTGGTATTGCTGCTGATCCTCGGCATGGGTACCGCGTTCGGCCTGGCAAACGGCCTGCTCGTTTCCAAAGTCGGCCTTCCGCCGTTCATCGCCACGCTGGGCATGATGAGCGTCGGGCAGGGCGTCGCGCTGCTCATCACCAACGGTTCGCCGATTCGGTATGAACCCACATGGATTTCCGTATTTGGCGGCGGTTATATCGGGCCGGTTCCGGTTACCGTCATCGTGATGGCCGTGATCGTCGTGATCGGCTTCATATTCGCGAACAATACCATGACCGGCAGGAACATCTACGCGGTCGGTAACAGCGCTCCGGCGGCAAAACTGTCCGGTATTAACGTAGATAAGATTTTGACGCTCGTATATGTGATCGAAGGCTTCCTGGCCGGCGTATGCGCGCTGCTCCTCGTCGGGCAAATGAACAGCGCGGACCCGTCCTTTGGCAAAGGCTACGAGCTGGACGTTATCGCTGCAGCGGTTATCGGCGGCATTTCGATGACGGGCGGCGAAGGAAATATACTCGGCGTAGTCGTCGGCGCGGCACTGATGGGCATATTGAAAAATATGTTCACGCAGCTTGCGGTTTCCGGCTACTGGCAGACGGTTATCCTGGGCCTGATTATCATCGGCGCGGTTGCGCTCGACAGCGTACGCAAAAAACGCGCGGCCCGCTAA
- a CDS encoding glucose 1-dehydrogenase, translated as MNVIDRFSMKGKAGVVTGAAQGLGQAMAEALASAGADIVIGEINMDLAAETAKKIAKTYGVRAEAVKCDVASPEDNQKLVEYTVNTFGKIDVMINNAGIVKHIPAEDVTPEEWLTVVNINLNGVFFGAQAAGRAMIKQGYGNIINTASMSGLIVNTPQPQTSYNASKAGVIHLTKSLACEWAPRNIRVNAICPGYMQTEMTKKFFADGGEWVDRWMAMSPMKRPGTPDELQGVVLYLASDASTFTTGAAIPVDGAYTCW; from the coding sequence ATGAACGTAATCGACAGGTTTTCGATGAAGGGAAAAGCCGGTGTTGTGACCGGCGCCGCGCAAGGCCTCGGGCAGGCGATGGCGGAAGCGCTCGCGTCGGCGGGGGCGGATATCGTGATCGGCGAGATCAATATGGATCTGGCGGCCGAGACCGCAAAGAAGATCGCGAAGACCTACGGCGTACGGGCCGAGGCGGTGAAGTGCGACGTCGCTTCGCCGGAAGACAACCAAAAACTGGTGGAATATACGGTAAATACATTCGGCAAAATCGATGTGATGATTAACAATGCGGGCATCGTAAAGCATATTCCCGCTGAAGACGTAACGCCGGAGGAATGGCTCACGGTGGTTAACATCAACCTCAACGGCGTGTTTTTCGGCGCACAGGCGGCGGGACGCGCAATGATTAAGCAGGGATACGGCAATATTATCAATACGGCGTCCATGTCCGGACTGATCGTCAATACGCCGCAGCCGCAAACCTCCTACAACGCATCCAAGGCGGGCGTGATCCATCTGACAAAAAGCCTTGCGTGCGAATGGGCGCCCCGCAATATACGCGTGAACGCGATTTGCCCCGGTTATATGCAAACGGAAATGACGAAAAAGTTTTTTGCAGACGGAGGCGAGTGGGTCGACCGGTGGATGGCAATGTCGCCGATGAAGCGGCCGGGTACGCCCGACGAGCTGCAGGGCGTAGTGCTCTACCTCGCCAGCGACGCGTCCACCTTTACCACGGGGGCGGCTATCCCGGTGGACGGCGCCTATACCTGCTGGTAA
- a CDS encoding SDR family NAD(P)-dependent oxidoreductase — MSEQRVAIITGGTRGMGKSMSLALAERGDIVIAVYRSDGKSAAQVKGELKKLSPKSDVIQGDVSKKADVERIVGTVGERFGRIDILVNNAGIFDFAFLEDMTEDDLDRYLSINFKSQFLMTQAAAPYMKKHQYGRIVNASSISATIADVGLVGYGCSKAAVNMFTKIMSAELAPYGITVNAYAPGIIHTDMTDGMIRERGDEQVKQIALKRFGTGEEAAALVAFLASPEAGYVTGEIIGVDGGFFKVQNPYRAHEYASTGK; from the coding sequence ATGAGTGAACAAAGGGTTGCAATCATAACAGGCGGAACGCGCGGTATGGGTAAGAGCATGAGCCTTGCGCTTGCGGAAAGAGGCGATATCGTAATCGCGGTTTACCGTTCCGACGGAAAGAGCGCGGCGCAGGTGAAGGGCGAGCTGAAAAAGCTTTCGCCGAAGTCGGACGTAATCCAGGGGGACGTAAGCAAAAAAGCGGATGTGGAAAGGATCGTAGGGACGGTCGGCGAGCGCTTCGGACGCATCGATATCCTTGTCAATAACGCGGGTATTTTTGATTTTGCCTTCCTTGAGGATATGACGGAGGACGACCTCGACCGCTATTTGAGCATTAATTTCAAGAGCCAGTTCCTGATGACGCAGGCTGCCGCTCCCTATATGAAAAAGCACCAATATGGCAGAATCGTGAACGCATCTTCGATCTCCGCGACGATCGCGGACGTCGGCCTTGTGGGCTACGGATGCAGCAAAGCGGCGGTCAACATGTTTACCAAGATCATGTCTGCTGAGCTTGCGCCTTACGGCATCACGGTGAACGCCTATGCACCTGGAATCATCCATACGGATATGACGGATGGGATGATCCGCGAGCGCGGTGACGAGCAGGTAAAGCAGATTGCCCTCAAACGCTTCGGCACAGGTGAAGAAGCTGCGGCGCTGGTCGCGTTTCTCGCCTCTCCCGAGGCAGGCTACGTGACGGGAGAGATTATTGGCGTGGACGGCGGCTTTTTTAAGGTACAGAATCCATACCGTGCGCATGAATATGCAAGCACAGGGAAATAA
- the lepB gene encoding signal peptidase I: MTETESRVAKKRQEKSKNIWGWVLAIGIAVAVAFLVRAFLFEIILVDGPSMQPTLHTDERLAVEKVSRYAGLPERGDIIIVHYSDGTNNNYVKRAIGLPGETVEIRDSTVYINGEALSEEYTGEQPYADMEAVTVPGDTVFVMGDNRANSMDSRMVGPIRHDQIVGHAMAVIFPFDEIRGLDGA; the protein is encoded by the coding sequence ATGACAGAAACCGAGTCGAGAGTGGCCAAAAAACGTCAGGAGAAATCAAAAAACATATGGGGTTGGGTGCTTGCGATCGGGATCGCTGTTGCCGTGGCGTTTTTGGTGCGGGCATTCCTGTTTGAGATCATATTGGTGGACGGACCCTCCATGCAGCCCACCCTGCACACGGACGAACGGCTCGCGGTCGAAAAGGTCAGCCGCTATGCGGGGCTTCCCGAGCGCGGCGATATTATCATCGTGCACTATTCGGACGGGACGAACAATAATTACGTGAAGCGCGCCATCGGCCTGCCCGGGGAAACGGTGGAAATCCGGGACAGCACGGTTTATATCAACGGGGAAGCGCTGAGCGAGGAATACACCGGCGAGCAGCCCTATGCGGATATGGAGGCAGTCACCGTGCCCGGGGATACGGTGTTTGTCATGGGCGATAACCGCGCGAATTCTATGGACAGCCGGATGGTAGGGCCGATCCGTCATGACCAGATCGTGGGGCATGCCATGGCGGTGATTTTCCCATTCGATGAGATCCGCGGCCTTGACGGCGCATAA
- the glmS gene encoding glutamine--fructose-6-phosphate transaminase (isomerizing) has protein sequence MCGIVGYIGDRNVIPVLIGGLQKLEYRGYDSAGIAYLDDGRMTLYKEKGKLAGLEKMVAGKCAEHTVGIGHTRWATHGEPNQKNAHPHINEAGDLAIVHNGIIENYLQLREWLTRKGVSFVSETDTEIIAHLIAYYLKDDLKEAVSQAISKLKGSYALGVICERFPDEIVAVRKDSPLVVGVGKNENLIASDIPAILEYTRDVYFLNNGEIAVVKKDEVMLYDEVLNPVNRDVFTVEWDVSQAEKAGYPHFMLKEIEEQPRALADTLNPRVKDGEINFDEIGIDDAMLAGIRKITIIACGTAYHASYVGKYIIERFARVPVEVEIASEFRYKNPIIDQDNFVIVVSQSGETADTIAALREAKSRGAFVLAIANVVGSTIAREADKVLYTRAGLEIAVASTKAYTTQLMALYMFALKLAYAKGGITKEEYHTYVAELQKVPENAEKVIQNKELLQKFAYEHFTEHSVFYIGRGLDYAMAMEGSLKLKEISYIHSEAYAGGELKHGTIALVEEGTLVVAVLTQGDLIEKCLSNVKEVTSRGAVVMVVTQEKYQDLVKDVADKIVTVPDAIDFEATITSIIPMQIFAYYMSVQKGCDVDKPRNLAKSVTVE, from the coding sequence TATCTTGACGATGGGAGAATGACCCTCTATAAGGAAAAGGGCAAGCTTGCCGGGCTTGAGAAAATGGTGGCGGGCAAATGTGCGGAGCACACCGTCGGCATCGGGCATACGCGCTGGGCGACGCACGGTGAGCCCAACCAAAAGAACGCCCATCCCCATATCAATGAGGCGGGAGACCTCGCCATCGTGCACAACGGCATCATTGAAAATTACCTGCAACTGCGGGAATGGCTTACGAGAAAGGGCGTTTCTTTTGTTTCGGAAACGGATACGGAGATCATTGCCCACCTGATTGCTTATTACCTGAAGGACGACCTCAAGGAGGCCGTTTCCCAGGCGATCTCCAAGCTCAAGGGGAGCTATGCCCTGGGCGTCATATGCGAACGATTCCCGGACGAGATCGTCGCGGTCCGTAAAGACAGCCCCCTCGTTGTGGGCGTGGGCAAGAACGAGAACCTGATCGCGTCGGATATTCCCGCGATTCTTGAATATACGCGCGACGTATACTTCCTGAACAACGGCGAGATCGCCGTTGTGAAGAAGGACGAGGTCATGCTGTACGACGAGGTGCTGAACCCGGTCAACCGCGACGTGTTCACCGTGGAATGGGATGTCTCGCAGGCGGAAAAAGCGGGCTATCCGCATTTCATGCTCAAGGAGATCGAGGAACAGCCGCGCGCACTCGCGGATACGCTCAATCCGCGCGTGAAAGACGGAGAGATCAATTTTGACGAGATCGGGATCGACGACGCTATGCTCGCGGGGATCAGGAAAATTACGATCATTGCGTGCGGCACCGCATACCACGCGTCTTATGTGGGAAAATATATCATCGAGCGGTTTGCGCGCGTCCCGGTAGAGGTGGAGATCGCTTCGGAATTCCGGTATAAGAACCCGATCATAGATCAGGACAATTTTGTGATTGTGGTCAGCCAGTCGGGCGAAACGGCGGACACCATCGCCGCGCTCAGGGAGGCGAAAAGCCGCGGGGCGTTCGTGCTTGCGATTGCGAACGTCGTTGGCTCTACCATTGCGCGTGAGGCGGATAAGGTGCTGTATACGCGCGCGGGGCTTGAAATTGCGGTCGCGTCCACCAAGGCATATACAACGCAGCTGATGGCGCTTTACATGTTTGCGTTAAAGCTTGCATATGCAAAGGGCGGGATCACGAAGGAAGAATACCACACGTATGTCGCGGAACTTCAGAAAGTTCCGGAAAATGCGGAGAAGGTGATCCAAAACAAGGAGTTGCTGCAAAAATTTGCCTACGAGCATTTCACAGAGCACAGCGTGTTCTATATCGGCCGCGGGCTCGATTATGCGATGGCTATGGAAGGCTCGTTGAAACTCAAAGAGATCAGTTATATCCATTCCGAGGCATATGCGGGCGGAGAGCTTAAGCACGGCACCATCGCGTTGGTGGAAGAAGGAACGCTGGTTGTCGCGGTTCTCACGCAGGGCGACTTGATCGAAAAATGCCTGAGTAACGTAAAAGAGGTTACGTCGCGCGGTGCGGTCGTTATGGTGGTCACCCAGGAGAAATATCAGGACCTGGTCAAGGACGTGGCGGATAAGATCGTTACCGTGCCCGACGCCATCGATTTCGAGGCGACGATCACATCTATTATCCCGATGCAGATTTTCGCCTACTATATGTCCGTGCAGAAGGGCTGCGACGTGGATAAACCGAGGAATCTCGCGAAAAGCGTGACTGTGGAATAA